The Candidatus Palauibacter australiensis sequence TCAGCCCCGCCGGGAGGAGTTCCCGCATCATCACCGGGTAGGCCTGGTCCGGGTTCGTCACCTGATCGGCGAACAGCTCCGCCGCCATGATCCCCGGAAAGATGATGATGAACGGGATGAACAGCTTGATGAAGCCGGCCAGGAAGAGCCCCCGCTGCCCGTCCGCCAGACTGCGCGCCGCCAGCGTGCGCTGCGTGATGAACTGGTTCAGTCCCCAGTAGAAGATGTTGGGGATCCACAGTCCGCCGATGAAGACGGCCAGCCACGGCATCTCCGGGTGGTTGAAGGGCAGGACCGTGTGGAGCTTGCCGTCCGCCGCCTCGAGGAAGGGACCGATGCCGCCCATGGCCCGGAACCCCAGTACGGTGACGAGCACGCCGCCGAGGAGGAGCGCCACCCCCTGGAGGAGGTCGGACCACACGACCGCCTTGAGTCCGCCGTAGATGGTGTACCCGCCCGCGAGCACGCCGATGAGCCAGATACCCGTCCCCGTGTCGAGGCCGAAGATCGACTCCAGGGCGAGCGCGCCCGAGTACAGCACCGTCGCCAGCGCCACAAGTACGTACGCCGCGAGGATGAAGCCCGCCATCAGGGTGCGCGTGCGCACGTCGTAGCGGAATTCGAGGTACTCGGGGATGGTGTAGATCCCCGCCGCGAGGAAGCGCGGGAGGAAGAAGAGTCCGACGAGGACGAGGGTGACGGCCGCCATCCACTCGTAGCTCGCGATCGCGAGGCCGATGTCGTAGCCCCGCCCGGCCATCCCCACGAAGTGCTCCGTCGAGATGTTCGACGCGATGAGCGAGAAGCCGATCAGCCACCACGGCAGATTGCGCCCGGCAAGAAAGTACCCCGCCGCGTCGCGCCGCCCCCGCGAGGCATACAGCGACACGCCCACGACCAGCACCAAGAACCCCGCGAACGCCGCAACGTCCAGCGGCCGAAAGTTCACACTTGTCTCACGTCATCGCGTCGCGGAGGGTCTGCCTCGCTTCTTCGTGCCGACTCGCGGGCACGCGGAGGACTTTCGCGGCCGCCGTCGGGCCCCAGGAAACCGGCGCGAACTCCCCTTCGACCCGGAAGGGGATGTCGCCGGCTTCGAGGGCGAGCCTCGCCGCGAGGAACTCGCTCTCGTCCCATGCTTCGAATACGCGGACCATGTCGTCGCTCCGCGTCATGAAGCGGCCGGCGTCTCTTCGATGTCGGCGGTCCAGGTCACCTCGATCGCGCCCTCGAGCGAGCGGGCGGTGGGGCACTTCGCGCGGTGGCTGGCGAGGGCGCGCTCCACCGTCTCCCGGGCTTCGGCGGGGATGCGGAGCCGGTAGTGGACGATGATTTCCTCCAGCGTCGGCATGCGGTCGCGGAGGCGGTTGATCCCCTCCACTTCGGCGACGATGTCCTCGGGGGCCAGGCGGATGCCGCGCACTTCCAGTGCGCCGTTGAGCGTGCCCAGCATTCAGGCTCCCGTCGCGGCCACCTGGTAATCGACCGGAAGCGGCAGGTCCTTCGCGTCGATCCGGTAGTGGGACTTGATGGGACCGTGGACTCCGAAGTCGATCTCGGTCCCCTCTTCGAGGCGGGCCCGGCGATGCACGCCCTTGACCTTCTCGAGACGCGCGCGGGCGGTGTAGAACGGTTCGGACATGACGTGCTCTCCTTTGCGGGACCTGCTTGCCTGCCGCATTTTCGGGCGGCGAGATTCGGGCGTGACGCGCAAACGAAACGATCGAGAGCGGCCACAATGACGTCAACCCGCGACGGGAGACGGCTTACGGGCGGAGCGGCGGGCCGGATCGTGGCCGCGATCCTCATGGCGGGCGGGATCGCGGCCTGCGAGGGGGGATCGGCCGAAACGGCGGACACGGCCCCGCCCAGCGATCTGTCGGCGCTCAGCGACCGCTTCTGGGACGCCTACCTCTCCTGGAACCCGCTGCAGGCGACCTACCTGGGAGAACACCGCCTCAGCGACCGCGTTCGCGATATCTCGCCGTCGGGCCGCAACAATCGGCGCCGCGAGGTTCGTGCCCTCATGGATGCCCTCGCGGCCATCGACCGTCCGTCGCTGCCGCCCGAGGATCGGCTGACATTCCTCGCGCTCGACCATCAGCTTTCGGCGGAAGTCGCCGAGCAGACGTGCGCCCTCGAGGTGTGGGTGGTGGACCACCGCGAGGGGTTCCAGCTCGACTTCCTCAACATCGTAGGCGCCCAGCCCCTCGAGACGCCGGTGGACGGCGAGCGCATGATCCGGCGCTGGAACGCGTTCGCCGACTATATCGACGACTACATCGCGAACCTGCGCACCGGCCTCGAAACGGGGCGGGTCGCGGCGCGCGCGTCGGTGAACCGGACGATCGTGCAGCTCGACGCGCTCCTCGAACGTCCCGTGGAGGAATGGCCGATCTACGCCCCGGCGGGGACGCGGCTCGATGCGTGGCCCGAGGGGACGCGCCACGACTTCCGGGCCGGCATCCGCGAGGCCGCCTCCGAACGCATCCAGCCGGCCTACGCGAGACTGCGGGACTTTCTGCGCGACGAACTCTATCCGCACTCGCGCACGGGCGCGGCGGTCGGACTCTCCAGCCTGCCGGGCGGCAGCGCCTGCTACGAGGCGATGATCCGCACCTTCACGACCCTCGAACTGACCCCGGCCGAGATCCACGCCCAGGGTCTGGCGGAGCTGGAGAGGGTCCACGACGAGTTGCGGACGCTGGGGCAGGAAGTCCTCGGCGCCTCCGACCTGAAGGAGGTTCAGCAGCGGCTGCGGTCCGACCCCGAGATGTTCTTCCGCTGGCCGGGGGAGATCGTGCAGATGGCCGAGGAGGCGTACGCGCGGGCGGCCCTCGTCATGCCCGCCTGGTTCGGCACGACGCCGCGGACGGAGATGGTGATCCGTCCGATCCCGCTGTACGAGGCGCCGCAGAGTCAGCTCGCCTACTACCGCGAGCCGGCGCCGGACGGATCGCGCCCTGGGACGTACTACGTGAACACCTACCGGCCCGAGATCCGGCCCCGGTACCAGGCCGACGTCCTGAGCTTTCACGAGGCGATTCCGGGGCACCACCTCCAGACGACGATCGCCCAGGAGGTCGAGGGTCTGCCCGAGTTCCGCAAGCACCTCGGCTCGGTTGCCTTCATCGAGGGGTGGGCGCTGTACGCGGAGCGGCTGGCCGACGAAATGGGCCTTTACCTGGACGGTCTGAGCCGCATCGGCCTCGCCTCCTACGATGCCTGGCGGGCGAGCCGGCTCGTCGTCGACACCGGCATTCACGCCTTCGGCTGGACGCGGGAGGAGGCGATCGACTTCGTGCGCGAGAACACGCTGCTCGCCGAAGTGAACATCGAGAACGAGGTAGACCGCTACATCACCTCGCCCGCCCAGGCGCTCACCTACAAGCTGGGGCAGCTCGAGATCTCGCGGCTGCGCTCGAAGGCGGAGGCCAGGCTCGGGGAGGCGTTCTCCATCGCGGAGTTCCACGACCGGGTGCTGGAGAACGGCGCGCTGAGCCTTCCCGCACTCAGCGTCGCGATCGAGAGCTGGCTCGCGGAGACCACCAGCTAGCAGTCCGTGGCGGCGGGGGGGGGGTGCCGCCGGCGCGTTGAGGGGGCGTTGATCCGGCGAGGCACGTTCACGTCATGCGCTCTCTTGGCAGGATTCCACCCGTTCGGGCCCTCGTGCCCCCGGAAGCGGAGCCTCGCGGCTTCGCCCTGCCATCGGCCATGCTCACCCTGCTGCTCGTTTCGCTCATGGCGGCCGGCGGCTTTTTCGTCACCTGGATCGACGGACAGTCCGCTCGGGCCTTCGCGCGTTCCACGGAGGCCTTCTATGTGGCCGAGAGCGGGCTCGCGACGGCGCTCGCGCTCGCCGAGATGCCGAACCCCTCCGTGCCTCCCGTCACGCTGGGCGCGGGAACCGCGACGGTCTCCTTCGAGCATCTCCTCGAACTGCGGCCCGGGGAGGCCGTGTACCGCGTCGAGTCGCTGGGACGCGTCGTCTACGGCGACGCAACCTTCGAGCGGTCGGTGGGGCAGCTCCTCTGGGTGGCCGGACCGCCGCGGGTGCCCGGGGCGCTCGTCCTCATGGGGAGCACGGGCGCCGTACCCCCGAAGGGGACGATCACGGGGCTCGACGCGTTCGGGAGCGCCTGTCCGCAACAGCCCTCGCCGGTGGCGGGCGTCGCGTACTGGGGCGGACCGCCGCCGGCGCCCGATTCGTTGCTCACGATTTCGGGATCCCCCGCGGATCGCCGGATGTCGGCGGATGTGTCCGTTACAGCGGAAACGGGGATCCGATGGACGGAGCTGCTCGCTTCCTGGAGCCCGCGTCCCGACGCGGTCGTGCCGTCCGATCCGTGGCCGTCTCCGGGAGCCGATTCGTCCTATACGCGGATTTCGGGATCGGGGACGCTCGGTGCGGGCTCCAGCGGGCGTGGCGCCCTCGTGGTGGAAGGCGACCTGACGCTCGACGACGGCTTCGCCTGGCGGGGGCTCATCCTCGTGGGCGGCGCCCTGCTCCTGAACGGGGACATTTCGGTCCACGGGAGCGTGGCCAGCGGGCTCGCGGGTGGCGCGGGGGTGGCGGCCGACTTCGGCGGCCACCGCATCGATCTGCGCTTCAGCGCCTGCGCCGTCGCGACCGCCGCGGAGCGACTCACCGCCCCGGCGGCGGCAATCCCCGGCACATGGTACGAAGTCTGGTAGTCCCGGCAGGCGGCGGCTCGTCAGAGGTTTTCGGCGACGAGGTCCGGGAGTCCGTCGGGATTGTCCACGTGCAGCCAGTGGCCGCCGGCGAGTTCGTGGAGATGTACGCGGCCGTTCAGCGTCGCCTCTCGGAATCGCGCGCGATCGTCCGCCGAGAGGATGTCCGACTGCGCGGCCCGTACGGCATGGATTTCCGATGGCGGGACGGGCGTCTCGATGACGTCCCAGAGGTCGCGCCTGAAGTAGTCGGCCAGCAGTTCTTCGGCCGCGTCCGGGTCGAGGCGCCACCGGTAGCCGGCGTCAACGAAGACGAGGTTTGTCGCCAGCCAGTGCGCGACGGATGGGGCGAACCCCTCGGCCTCCACCGCGGATACCGCGTCACGTCTCTTCGAGAAGGGCCCCGAGTGCCGCCGAATCACGTCCAGCAGCCGGGCGGCTCCGCCCCCTGGCGAGCGGCGGGAGGGCGAGGCGTCGATCACCCATGCCTGGCTCGGCGTCGCGGCCGCCGCCACCATCAGCGCTACCTTGCCGCCGAAGGAGTGCCCCAGGATCGCGTCCACGGGCCGCTCGAGCGACTCCGAGAGTTCGAGTACGTCGTGCGCGCACGCGGCAAGCGTGTGCGGCGGCTCGAAGCGCGGGGAGTGCCCGTGCAGCCGCAGGTCCACGAGCACGGCTCCCCACTCGGGACGCCGGGCGACGAGCCGGCGGGCGAATGAAGCCCAGTTGCGGCCGGTGCCGTAGATGCCGTGCAGCACGTAGAGCCAGCGCCGGGAACCCGCCTCCGAGACGGTGTACTGATGCAGGAATGGTCGAGACACGGAACGAAAGGTAACGGATCTTGAACGATCTGTCGGCGTTCGAGCCGGCGCGGGGGCTGGGAAATCCTCACGTGCAAACCGTGGTGGGACGGGTCGTGCGCCGGCGCTTCGAGCCGCAGTACGAACGGGTTCGGCTCGACACGGACGATGGAGACTTCATCGACCTCGACGTATGGAGGGGACCGGAAACCCCCTCGGGTCTGACCCTCCTCCTCCACGGGCTCGAGGGCAGCGCGCGCTCGGGCTACATGGTGACGACGAGCGAGGCGTTGGCGGCGGCCGGCATCCAGGCCGTCGCGCTCAACTTCCGTTCGTGCAGCGGAGAGCCGAACCGTCTGCCGGACGCCTACCACTCGGGTCGGACGGACGACATTGAGCGCGCGCTGGACTGGATGGCGGCGCGTTACCCGGGTCTCCCGCGGACCGCAGTGGGGTTCTCCCTGGGCGGGAACGCGCTCCTCAACCTGCTCGGACGGGAGGGTGGCGGCCGGAGTCTCGTCGCCGCCGCCGCCGTATCGGTCCCGTACGACCTCTCATCCAGCGCCGATGCCCTGCAGCGCGGCATGGGACGCGTGTACGGCAGGCGTTTTCTCCGCAGCCTGCGCGAAAAAGCCCGTGAAAAGGCCCTGAGATTCCCGGGCGTGGTGGCCCCCGAGGCGGCGAGGGCGCGCACGATTCGCGAGTTCGATGACCGGCTCACGGCGCCGATCCACGGCTTCCGCGACGCCGCCGACTACTACTGGCGCTGCAGCGCGAAGCGCTTCGTGGACCCCGTGAACCTTCCCATGCTCCTCATCCACGCGCGCGACGACCCGCTCGCCCCGGGGAGTTCGGTGCCCGTCGAGACGATCCGGCAACGTCCGAATCTCTCCCTGGCGCTGACGGAGCGGGGAGGACATCTCGGGTTCGTCGGCCGGGGACGCGGCATGGGGCGGGCCGACGCGCGAACGGGCTGGCTGGAAGAGACCGTTGCCCGCTACATCTCGCGGGCCATGCATCGGACAACGCATCCGGATTCCGGCGTGTTTTAGATGGTTTGTACGACTATTGTCCGCAGCCTTCAGGATGGGAGTTATTTCATGCGCGGATTTTCACGAGTCGCGGCCCTGGCGGCCGCCTTCGCCTGCCTGGCCACGCCGGTCGCGGGACAGGGTTTCGGCCGCAGCCTCCCGGTCGCGGTCTCCTCCGGCCAGGTTCTCATCGCCGAGAGCGGCGGCCCGACTTCCACGGGAGCCGTCTACGTCTACGAACGGGGACCGGATGGATGGGCCGTCTCCGCGGAAGTCGCGCCCTATGCGGCGGCGGAGGGCGGCCGGTTCGGGATTTCGCTCGCCGTCGACGGCGACCGCATGCTCGTCGGATCGCCCGGCGCGGCCCACGTGTTCGAGCGGAGCGACGGAGTTTGGGAGGAGGTCGCGACGCTGAGGCCGGCCGACCTGCCGGAGGGCAACGCGTTCGGCGCCGGCGGAACGATCGCGGGCGACATCGCGCTGGTGTCGGCGCCGGGTCGGGCGAGCCGCCAGGGGGCCGGTGCCGCCGGCCGCGTCTACTTCTTCGAGTGGGACGGCTCCGCCTGGAATGAAGCCGGGTCCGTCGAATCCCCCGAGGCGGCCCCGGGAGACGGCTTCGGCGCGGCCATCATCACGGATGGCCGGGTGGCGGCGATCGGCGCTCCGGGGACCGCAGTGGGTAACGTGAACCGCGCCGGCGCGGTCTTTTTCTTCACGCGCGCCGACGACGGCTTGTGGACGGCGGCGCCGGAACCGCTCACGGCCGCGGAAGCCGGCGAAAACGGAGCCTTTGGGAGCGTCCTGTACGGCGAGGACACCGACGACGGTTTCCG is a genomic window containing:
- a CDS encoding solute:sodium symporter family transporter; the encoded protein is MNFRPLDVAAFAGFLVLVVGVSLYASRGRRDAAGYFLAGRNLPWWLIGFSLIASNISTEHFVGMAGRGYDIGLAIASYEWMAAVTLVLVGLFFLPRFLAAGIYTIPEYLEFRYDVRTRTLMAGFILAAYVLVALATVLYSGALALESIFGLDTGTGIWLIGVLAGGYTIYGGLKAVVWSDLLQGVALLLGGVLVTVLGFRAMGGIGPFLEAADGKLHTVLPFNHPEMPWLAVFIGGLWIPNIFYWGLNQFITQRTLAARSLADGQRGLFLAGFIKLFIPFIIIFPGIMAAELFADQVTNPDQAYPVMMRELLPAGLTGIMFAALFGAVMSSLDSMLNSAATIFSVDLYKRHLRPGASSRRLMVVGRVTTGVLVVVACLWAPVVARAPSVFEYIQMFWGFISPGIVAAFLFGIFAPRTPPAAAFGGMVLGIPVYGLLLWLLPEVAFLHHMAITFLAISAYIVLVTRARPLDAPRRLPRAADGVDLTPAPRAGLWAGGVIAGAAVLYIVFW
- a CDS encoding OsmC family protein, translating into MLGTLNGALEVRGIRLAPEDIVAEVEGINRLRDRMPTLEEIIVHYRLRIPAEARETVERALASHRAKCPTARSLEGAIEVTWTADIEETPAAS
- a CDS encoding DUF885 domain-containing protein; amino-acid sequence: MTSTRDGRRLTGGAAGRIVAAILMAGGIAACEGGSAETADTAPPSDLSALSDRFWDAYLSWNPLQATYLGEHRLSDRVRDISPSGRNNRRREVRALMDALAAIDRPSLPPEDRLTFLALDHQLSAEVAEQTCALEVWVVDHREGFQLDFLNIVGAQPLETPVDGERMIRRWNAFADYIDDYIANLRTGLETGRVAARASVNRTIVQLDALLERPVEEWPIYAPAGTRLDAWPEGTRHDFRAGIREAASERIQPAYARLRDFLRDELYPHSRTGAAVGLSSLPGGSACYEAMIRTFTTLELTPAEIHAQGLAELERVHDELRTLGQEVLGASDLKEVQQRLRSDPEMFFRWPGEIVQMAEEAYARAALVMPAWFGTTPRTEMVIRPIPLYEAPQSQLAYYREPAPDGSRPGTYYVNTYRPEIRPRYQADVLSFHEAIPGHHLQTTIAQEVEGLPEFRKHLGSVAFIEGWALYAERLADEMGLYLDGLSRIGLASYDAWRASRLVVDTGIHAFGWTREEAIDFVRENTLLAEVNIENEVDRYITSPAQALTYKLGQLEISRLRSKAEARLGEAFSIAEFHDRVLENGALSLPALSVAIESWLAETTS
- a CDS encoding pilus assembly PilX N-terminal domain-containing protein: MRSLGRIPPVRALVPPEAEPRGFALPSAMLTLLLVSLMAAGGFFVTWIDGQSARAFARSTEAFYVAESGLATALALAEMPNPSVPPVTLGAGTATVSFEHLLELRPGEAVYRVESLGRVVYGDATFERSVGQLLWVAGPPRVPGALVLMGSTGAVPPKGTITGLDAFGSACPQQPSPVAGVAYWGGPPPAPDSLLTISGSPADRRMSADVSVTAETGIRWTELLASWSPRPDAVVPSDPWPSPGADSSYTRISGSGTLGAGSSGRGALVVEGDLTLDDGFAWRGLILVGGALLLNGDISVHGSVASGLAGGAGVAADFGGHRIDLRFSACAVATAAERLTAPAAAIPGTWYEVW
- a CDS encoding alpha/beta fold hydrolase; translation: MSRPFLHQYTVSEAGSRRWLYVLHGIYGTGRNWASFARRLVARRPEWGAVLVDLRLHGHSPRFEPPHTLAACAHDVLELSESLERPVDAILGHSFGGKVALMVAAAATPSQAWVIDASPSRRSPGGGAARLLDVIRRHSGPFSKRRDAVSAVEAEGFAPSVAHWLATNLVFVDAGYRWRLDPDAAEELLADYFRRDLWDVIETPVPPSEIHAVRAAQSDILSADDRARFREATLNGRVHLHELAGGHWLHVDNPDGLPDLVAENL
- a CDS encoding alpha/beta hydrolase; the protein is MQTVVGRVVRRRFEPQYERVRLDTDDGDFIDLDVWRGPETPSGLTLLLHGLEGSARSGYMVTTSEALAAAGIQAVALNFRSCSGEPNRLPDAYHSGRTDDIERALDWMAARYPGLPRTAVGFSLGGNALLNLLGREGGGRSLVAAAAVSVPYDLSSSADALQRGMGRVYGRRFLRSLREKAREKALRFPGVVAPEAARARTIREFDDRLTAPIHGFRDAADYYWRCSAKRFVDPVNLPMLLIHARDDPLAPGSSVPVETIRQRPNLSLALTERGGHLGFVGRGRGMGRADARTGWLEETVARYISRAMHRTTHPDSGVF